Genomic segment of Pseudomonas iranensis:
TGGGATACAAGCTGGCAAGCCGCTTTTCTGGCTGTCTGCTTGTTTTGATTAAAGGAACCGAAGTATTGGATTCAGGAGGTAGGGAGGAACAGTCGGCTGCGTCTGTAAAATATGCAGGCCAATTCGCACATAAATTCAATTTTAGGAAATGTCTGACGTCGTCAGGGCTTCAAGGACTTCAGACGCTGATCCAAACTCCCGATCAACCCCCGGCAAACCAGGTCGCTTCAACACCAGCACCGGCACGCCACGCTCACGCGCCGCTTCGAGCTTCGGCTCAGTCGCGCTGCTGCCGCTGTTCTTACTGATCAGCACATCGATCTGCCTGCGCTCGAACAGCGCTCGCTCGTCTTCCAGCAGAAACGGCCCACGGGCGCCGATCACTTCGCAGCGTGGGTTGCCGGGATAGACGTCGAGGGCGCGCAGGGTCCAGAACTGGTGGGCGGGGATTTTGTCGAGGTGTTGCAGCGGTTCACGGCCGAGGGTGAACAGCGGGCGGTTGAACGGTTCCAGCGCTGTGATCAGTTCGGCCCAGTCAGCCACCTCACGCCAGTCATCGGCCGCTTGCGGTTGCCACGCCGGGCGACGCAAGGCCCAGCAGGGGATGCAAGCGAGCTGTGCTGCGCGGGCGGCGTTGGCGCTGATTTGTGCGGCGTACGGGTGTGTAGCGTCGAGCAGCAGATCGACGCCTTCATCGGCTATGAACTGCGCCAGACCTTCAGCGCCGCCATAGCCGCCGACCCGAACCTGGCAGCGCAAATCGCTCGGCACCCGGCCAACGCCGGCGAGGCTGTAGATATGTTGCGGGCCGAGCGTGCGGGCAATCGCCAGCGCTTCAGTCACACCGCCGAGCAGCAGGATCCGTTTCATGCAAAACCTCCGGCGTGGCCGACAATCCCGCCTTGACGATCAATGGCAAACACCTCGACCTGGACCTGCGCCGGCACTACGCTGCGAGCGAAATTCAGCGCATGGCGACAAACTTCATCTCCCAAAGCAATGCCCGCCGCACTGGCCATGGCCAAGGCTTGTTGGCTGGTATTGGCTTCGCGAATGCCTTGCTGCAACGCCGGCTCCGCGCCAATCGCCGCCGCCCATTCGGCCAGTTGCGGCAAATCGATGCTCGAATGCCGCGAATGCAGATCCATATGCCCGGCGGCGAGTTTGCTGATCTTGCCGAAGCCGCCGCACAGGCTGAGTTTATCCACAGGCACTTTGCGCAGATGCTTGAGCACCGCACCGACGAAATCACCCATCTCGATCAGGGCGATTTCCGGCAGGTCATAGACCCGGCGCATGGTGTCTTCGCTGGCGTTGCCGGTGCACGCGGCGATGTGCAGATAACCGTTGGTTTTCGCTACGTCGATGCCCTGATGGATCGAGGCGATGTAGGCGGCGCAGGAAAACGGTCGGACGATGCCGCTGGTACCGAGGATCGACAGGCCGCCAAGAATGCCCAGCCGTGGATTCATGGTTTTCAGCGCCAATTCTGCGCCGCCCTCGACATTGACCGTGACCTCGAAGCCGCCACCGTAGCCGGTTTCGGCGGCGAGCAAGGTCAGGTGATCGCTGATCATTTTGCGTGGCACCGGATTGATCGCCGGCTCGCCGACGGCCAATACCAGGCCGGGTCGGGTCACCGTGCCGACGCCGACACCGGCGTTGAAGCGAATTCCCGGTTCGGCGCACAGTCGCACCTGTGAATAGAGCAGGGCGCCGTGGGTGACATCAGGGTCATCGCCGGCATCCTTGATCGTCCCGGCTTCGGCGCCGTCCTCGCTCAGGCGGCAGAACTCCAGGCGCATCTGCACCTGCTTGCCCTTGGGCAAAGTGATGTGCACTGCGTCGGCAGCGATGTCGGTGAGCAACAGGCGCGCGGCGGCGAGGCTGGTGGCGGTGGCGCAGCTGCCGGTGGTGAGGCCGCTGCGCAGGGGCGCGGGTTGTTCGGCGGTTTCGTCACGCATCGAGGGCTTTGACCAGTTCCAGCAGGGTGATCGGCAATGCCTGACGCCACGTGTCGAACTCGCCGAGCGGTTGCGCCTGGGCGACATGAATGCGCGTCAGTTCGCCGCCGTATTGTTCGCGCCAATGCATCAGGGTGACTTCGCTTTGCAGGGTCACGGCGTTGGCCACCAGACGGCCGCCGGGCTTGAGCTGATCCCAGGAGGTTTCGAATACACCCTCGCGGGTGACGCCGCCGCCGATGAAAACAGCGTCGGGCCGTTCGAGGTTATCCAGTGCTTGCGGCGCCTTGCCGCGAATCAGTTGCAGGCCGGGCACGCCCAGCGCATCGCGGTTGTGTTCGATCAGTTGCTGACGACCCTCGTCGGCCTCTATCGCGATGGCGCGGCAACTCGGATGGGTGCGCATCCACTCGATGCCGATCGAGCCGCTGCCGGCGCCGACATCCCAGAGCAGTTCACCGGGCTTCGGCGCAAGGCGGGCGAGGGTGATGGCGCGCACGTCGCGCTTGGTCAACTGGCCGTCGTGACGGAACGCCGAATCGGGCAAACCGGCGAGGCGTGACAGGCCGGCAACACCGGGGTCGGCCAGACACTCGACAGCGATTACATTGAGATCGGCAACGGGAGCGTCGTGCCATTCACTGGCGCGGCCGTCGATACGTCGCTCGGCGTCGCCGCCCAAGTGCTCTAGAACACTCATGCGACTGGCGCCGAAACCACGCTCGCGCAGCAATTGCGCAACGGCCGCCGGGCTGGTGCCGTCATTGCTCAGCAGCAACAGACGCACACCGCTGAACACATGCACATTGAGCGCCGCCAGCGGACGCGCCACCAGCGACACAACCGTCACCTCTTGCAACGGCCAGCCCAGGCGCGCCGCCGCCAATGCGCAGGACGAAGGCGCGGGAATGATCGCCATCTCGGCGCTCGGCACATGACGCGCCAAGCTGGCACCGACGCCGTAGAACATCGGATCACCGCTGGCCAGCACGCAGACCGGCTCGCCACGCGACGCCAGCAGCGGCGTCAGGGAAAACGGACTCGGCCACAATTGCCGCTCGCCGCCAATGCACGGCGGCAGCAGATCCAGCTGACGCTGGCCGCCGACGATCCGCGAAGCGCCCAGCAGAGCACGCCGGGCGTTCTTGCCCAGGCCCTTGAAGCCGTCTTCACCGATTCCCACGATCGTCAGCCAGGGTGACATCTATATTCCTCAAAACGTGGCGTTCCGACGGGCAGACTTTTCATGCCGCCGGACAAAGCAGGCATAATACCGCGCCTTCGCCCGCGAAGCGCCTCTGCCACGCAACCGGTCAGCCCCTTGAACGAACGCCCGATGTCCACCGCCTTACGCCCCTCGGCCTGCCCGGGGTTGCTGCGTATCGTCCAGGCACTGGACGGCGGTATCTGCCGGATCAAGCTTGATGGTGGTTCGATCAGCGCGGATCAGGCCGATGCGGTGGCCGCTGCCGCCGAAGCGTTTGCGAGCGGTGCGATCGAAGCGACCAATCGCGGCAACCTGCAGATTCGCGGCATCGGTGCGCAATCGGCGGCGCTGATCGAGCGCTTGCTGGCCGCTGGCCTTGGGCCGAAGAACGCTGCCGGCGACGATGTGCGCAATCTGATGCTCAGCCCGGCCGCCGGTATCGATCGGCAGATGCTGATCGACACGCGCCCGCTCGCAGGGCAAATCCTCGACACCTTGCAAAGCCATCCGCGCTTCCATGAGTTGAGCGCCAAGTTCGCCGTGCAGCTCGACGGCGGCGAAGCGCTGGCGATGCTCGAACATCCGCATGATCTGTGGTTGTCGGCATTCGAGCGTGACGGCGAACTCCTCTGGGCATTCGGTCTGGCCGGTTGCCCGACCGATCGCCCTCTCGGCGCTGTGACTCAGGACAACGCTCACGCGCTGGTGGTCGCCGTGCTGGAACTGTTCCTCGACCTGGCCCAACCTGAGCAAACACGGATGCGCCATCTGCTCGACGAGGTGCCCAGGCTCGCGCTTCTTGAATCGTTGCGCGAGCGCGTATCGCTCAAAGCGATCAGCAACTGGCAGCGCCCGACGTCGGCAGACGCGCTGCACATCGGCGCTCATCAGCAAAACACGCAAGGTCGTTGCTACGTCGGCGCGGTGCCGCCACTGGGCCGACTTGATCCGGCGATGCTGCGTGGCGCGGCGCAACTGGCCCGACAGTCTGGCGATGGCAGTCTGCGCTTCACGCCGTGGCAGAGCCTGCTGTTGCCGAACGTGCAAGCGACGGATACCGACAACGTGCTTGAGCAGTTGCGGGCGTTGGGTCTGTTGACGACCGAGGCCGAACCACTGGCTCGCCTGATTGCCTGCACCGGCGCCGATGGCTGCGGCAAAGGCCTTGCCGACACCAAACAGGATGCCCGGCAACTGGCACCTTTGCTGCCCGCAGGGCTCAGCGTGCACCTGTCGGGTTGCTCGCGCTCCTGCGCCGCCGCCCACTGCGCGCCAGCGACGCTGCTGGCCGTTGCCCCCGGTCATTACGACCTCTATTTTCGCGATGCAGCACAGCCCGGATTCGGCACGCTGCACGCCTGCAACCTTACTATTGAAGCGGCCGCGACCCTGCTCGACGCCCGCTCCCGGAGCCCCCTTGATGCTTGATTACATCCGCGACGGTCAGGAGATCTATCGCAACTCCTTCGCGATCATTCGCCGCGAGGCCAATCTGGCGCGCATTCCCGCCGATCTGGAAAAACTTGCGGTGCGGGTGATCCACGCCTGCGGCATGGTCGAGGCCGTCGACGGTCTGCAATTTTCCAAGGGCGCGGGCAAGGCCGGGCGCGATGCACTGGCGGCCGGTGCGCCGATTCTCTGCGACGCGCGGATGGTTTCCGAAGGCGTGACCCGCGCGCGCCTGCCGGCCAATAACCAAGTGATCTGCACTTTGCGCGACGACAGCGTGCCGGAGCTCGCCCGTGAGCTGGGCAACACCCGCTCGGCCGCCGCGCTGGAGCTGTGGCGCCCGCACCTCGAAGGCAGTGTGGTGGTGATCGGCAACGCACCGACCGCGCTGTTCTACTTGCTGGAAATGCTCGACGCCGGCGCGCCAAAACCGGCACTGATCCTCGGCTTCCCGGTCGGCTTCGTCGGCGCTGCCGAATCGAAAGCGGCGCTGGCGGCCGACAGTCGCGGCGTGCCGTTCGTGATCATGCAAGGCCGCTTGGGCGGCAGCGCCATGGCCGCCGCCGCCGTCAATGCCCTCGCCACGGAGATCGAATGATGCAGGCCAAAGGACGTCTGATCGGCCTCGGTGTCGGCCCCGGTGATCCGGAACTGATCACCGTCAAAGCCTTGCGCCTGCTGCGCGAATCGCCGGTGGTCGCGTATTTCGTGGCCAAGGGCAAGAAGGGCAATGCGTTCGGCATCATCGAGGCGCATCTGGTCGAGGCGCAGAATCTGCTGCCGCTGGTCTATCCGGTGACCACCGAGGCGTTGCCGGCGCCGCTGTCCTATGAACAGGTCATCAGCGATTTCTACGACGAAGCCGCTGTGGCGGTCGCCGAACATCTGGATGCCGGCCGCGATGTGGCGGTGATCTGCGAAGGCGATCCGTTTTTCTATGGCTCCTACATGTACCTGCACGACCGCCTCGCCAGCCGTTATGAGGCCGAAGTCGTGCCGGGCGTGTGCTCGATGCTCGGCGGCGCTTCGGTGCTCGGCGCGCCGCTGGTGTATCGCAATCAGAGCCTGTCGGTGCTTTCCGGCGTGCTGCCCCAGGAAGAATTGAAGCGGCGTCTGGCCGATGCCGATGCGGCGGTGATCATGAAACTGGGGCGCAACTTTCCCAAGGTGCGTCAGGTGCTGGAAGAACTCGGCCTGGCAGAGCGTGCGTTGTATGTCGAGCGCGCGACCATGGCCAATCAGAAGATCGTGCCGATGGATCAGGTCGAGCCGATGTCCTCGCCGTACTTCTCGCTGATCATCGTCCCGGGCGAACGGTGGCAAGGTTGATGAGCCAAGCGACTCCCGCCATCGTCATTCTCGGCCAGGGCAGCCTCGCAACGGCGCGGCGCATTCAGCAGGTCTATCCGGCGGCGCAGATCCACGGCCTCGCCGGACGGGTTGAAGGCGCCGACAGCCGCTATGAGGAATTCGGCGCGACCCTGCGCGCGTTGTATCAACAGGACACGCCGATCATTGCCCTGTGTGCAGCCGGCATTGTCATTCGCACGCTGGCGCCGCTGTTGCTGGAGAAAGGCGCCGAACCCGCCGTGCTGGCGGTGGCCGAAGACGGCAGCGCGGTGGTGCCGTTGCTCGGTGGCCTCGG
This window contains:
- a CDS encoding cobalt-precorrin-6A reductase produces the protein MKRILLLGGVTEALAIARTLGPQHIYSLAGVGRVPSDLRCQVRVGGYGGAEGLAQFIADEGVDLLLDATHPYAAQISANAARAAQLACIPCWALRRPAWQPQAADDWREVADWAELITALEPFNRPLFTLGREPLQHLDKIPAHQFWTLRALDVYPGNPRCEVIGARGPFLLEDERALFERRQIDVLISKNSGSSATEPKLEAARERGVPVLVLKRPGLPGVDREFGSASEVLEALTTSDIS
- a CDS encoding cobalt-precorrin-5B (C(1))-methyltransferase; translation: MRDETAEQPAPLRSGLTTGSCATATSLAAARLLLTDIAADAVHITLPKGKQVQMRLEFCRLSEDGAEAGTIKDAGDDPDVTHGALLYSQVRLCAEPGIRFNAGVGVGTVTRPGLVLAVGEPAINPVPRKMISDHLTLLAAETGYGGGFEVTVNVEGGAELALKTMNPRLGILGGLSILGTSGIVRPFSCAAYIASIHQGIDVAKTNGYLHIAACTGNASEDTMRRVYDLPEIALIEMGDFVGAVLKHLRKVPVDKLSLCGGFGKISKLAAGHMDLHSRHSSIDLPQLAEWAAAIGAEPALQQGIREANTSQQALAMASAAGIALGDEVCRHALNFARSVVPAQVQVEVFAIDRQGGIVGHAGGFA
- the cbiE gene encoding precorrin-6y C5,15-methyltransferase (decarboxylating) subunit CbiE, with the translated sequence MSPWLTIVGIGEDGFKGLGKNARRALLGASRIVGGQRQLDLLPPCIGGERQLWPSPFSLTPLLASRGEPVCVLASGDPMFYGVGASLARHVPSAEMAIIPAPSSCALAAARLGWPLQEVTVVSLVARPLAALNVHVFSGVRLLLLSNDGTSPAAVAQLLRERGFGASRMSVLEHLGGDAERRIDGRASEWHDAPVADLNVIAVECLADPGVAGLSRLAGLPDSAFRHDGQLTKRDVRAITLARLAPKPGELLWDVGAGSGSIGIEWMRTHPSCRAIAIEADEGRQQLIEHNRDALGVPGLQLIRGKAPQALDNLERPDAVFIGGGVTREGVFETSWDQLKPGGRLVANAVTLQSEVTLMHWREQYGGELTRIHVAQAQPLGEFDTWRQALPITLLELVKALDA
- the cobG gene encoding precorrin-3B synthase — encoded protein: MSTALRPSACPGLLRIVQALDGGICRIKLDGGSISADQADAVAAAAEAFASGAIEATNRGNLQIRGIGAQSAALIERLLAAGLGPKNAAGDDVRNLMLSPAAGIDRQMLIDTRPLAGQILDTLQSHPRFHELSAKFAVQLDGGEALAMLEHPHDLWLSAFERDGELLWAFGLAGCPTDRPLGAVTQDNAHALVVAVLELFLDLAQPEQTRMRHLLDEVPRLALLESLRERVSLKAISNWQRPTSADALHIGAHQQNTQGRCYVGAVPPLGRLDPAMLRGAAQLARQSGDGSLRFTPWQSLLLPNVQATDTDNVLEQLRALGLLTTEAEPLARLIACTGADGCGKGLADTKQDARQLAPLLPAGLSVHLSGCSRSCAAAHCAPATLLAVAPGHYDLYFRDAAQPGFGTLHACNLTIEAAATLLDARSRSPLDA
- a CDS encoding precorrin-8X methylmutase gives rise to the protein MLDYIRDGQEIYRNSFAIIRREANLARIPADLEKLAVRVIHACGMVEAVDGLQFSKGAGKAGRDALAAGAPILCDARMVSEGVTRARLPANNQVICTLRDDSVPELARELGNTRSAAALELWRPHLEGSVVVIGNAPTALFYLLEMLDAGAPKPALILGFPVGFVGAAESKAALAADSRGVPFVIMQGRLGGSAMAAAAVNALATEIE
- a CDS encoding precorrin-2 C(20)-methyltransferase, encoding MMQAKGRLIGLGVGPGDPELITVKALRLLRESPVVAYFVAKGKKGNAFGIIEAHLVEAQNLLPLVYPVTTEALPAPLSYEQVISDFYDEAAVAVAEHLDAGRDVAVICEGDPFFYGSYMYLHDRLASRYEAEVVPGVCSMLGGASVLGAPLVYRNQSLSVLSGVLPQEELKRRLADADAAVIMKLGRNFPKVRQVLEELGLAERALYVERATMANQKIVPMDQVEPMSSPYFSLIIVPGERWQG